In a single window of the Salmo trutta chromosome 23, fSalTru1.1, whole genome shotgun sequence genome:
- the LOC115159760 gene encoding cGMP-dependent protein kinase 1-like → MGTLRDLQFALQLKIEELRQRDTLIDELELELDTKDDLIRQLHRKAPQHPGTTGSTESTVPDEPQRTKRQAISAEPSALGPAELTHVTLTNYSKSEVSRELIQRALLENDLMKHLEQGQVL, encoded by the exons ATGGGTACTCTGAGGGACCTGCAGTTTGCGCTGCAGCTGAAGATCGAGGAGCTCCGTCAGAGAGACACTCTGATAGATGAGCTGGAGTTGGAGCTGGACACTAAAGATGACCTCATCAGACAGCTGCACCGCAAAGCTCCACAACACCCAGGGACCACTGGGAGCACTGAGAGCACAG TGCCTGATGAGCCGCAGCGAACTAAGAGACAGGCAATATCAGCAGAACCCAGTGCCCTGGGCCCTGCCGAACTCACACACGTCACACTCACCAACTACAGCAAGAGCGAGGT GTCTAGAGAGCTGATCCAGAGGGCTCTGCTGGAGAATGACTTAATGAAACACCTGGAGCAGGGACAGGTACTATGA
- the LOC115159759 gene encoding ras-related protein rab7 yields the protein MASRKKVLLKVIILGDSGVGKTSLMNQYVNKRFSNQYKATIGADFLTKEVMVDDRLVTMQIWDTAGQERFQSLGVAFYRGADCCVLVYDVTAPNTFKTLDSWRDEFLIQASPRDPDNFPFVVLGNKIDLENRQVTTKRAQAWCASKNNIPYFETSAKEAINVDQAFQTIARNALKQESEVETYDFPDQIKLRDDRPSSSSDGCSC from the exons ATGGCCTCCCGTAAGAAGGTGCTGCTGAAGGTGATCATCCTCGGAGACTCTGG GGTAGGGAAGACATCTCTGATGAACCAGTATGTAAATAAGAGGTTCAGTAACCAATACAAGGCCACTATAGGAGCTGACTTCCTCACCAAGGAGGTGATGGTGGATGACAGGCTGGTCACCATGCAG ATCTGGGACACGGCGGGGCAGGAGCGGTTTCAATCTCTGGGTGTGGCGTTCTACCGTGGGGCTGACTGCTGTGTGCTGGTCTATGATGTCACAGCGCCCAACACCTTTAAGACTCTGGACAGTTGGAGGGATGAGTTCCTGATCCAGGCCAGCCCCAGAGACCCAGATAACTTCCCCTTTGTGGTGCTAGGCAACAAGATTGACCTCGAGAATAGACAG GTGACGACAAAGCGTGCCCAGGCCTGGTGTGCCAGTAAGAACAACATCCCCTACTTTGAGACCAGTGCCAAGGAGGCCATCAACGTAGACCAAGCATTCCAGACCATCGCCCGCAACGCCctcaaacag gaGTCTGAGGTGGAGACGTATGACTTCCCAGACCAGATCAAACTGAGAGACGACCGGCCCTCCTCCTCCAGCGACGGCTGCTCCTGCTGA